From Erigeron canadensis isolate Cc75 chromosome 5, C_canadensis_v1, whole genome shotgun sequence:
AGTAACAAAAATCTTTATTAGTTTCGAAACGCGTCCCCGCCTCTCTCTAGATCTTCTCTCTCGTGAATCTTGTCAACACGATCTTCTCCTCTTCTTGttaataataatcatctttCAAACCCAACCCAACACACCCACAAAAAAAGCAACAAACTTTCATCAATTTCAccccatatatctatatctatatatctatttataaagttataattaaaTGGCGGCTTACAGAGCCGACGATGACTACGATTATCTTTTCAAACTAGTCCTGATCGGCGATTCGGGTGTGGGCAAATCCAATTTACTTTCAAGATTTgctaaaaatgaatttaatctTGAGTCAAAGTCAACTATTGGAGTTGAATTCGCCACTAGAAGTATTCGTGTTGATGATAAAATTGTTAAAGCTCAGATTTGGGATACTGCTGGTCAAGAAAGGTTTCATTTTTCATCCCTTTCtcttatttgtatatatattatctgtatctatagttttttttatatataattgttgatgttttttttatttagtttttggtGATTTAGGATCTAGATCTGatatattttattgggtttatcttgtttttaattattttgattaaagtttgtatctttttaaaaaattatggtgTTATATAAGTTTGATATCGAAATGATgttggtttatttttttaaataatattgtgCACATTATAGTTTAGGATTATGATTTTGGACTTTAAAGGTGATTTGTTActtagaaatgaaatgaatagaTTATATTTATAGGTGCTGGTTAAGTATAACAATTCTAGATGTAGAATAAATAAGAAAGAAGGATATGACTACAAATGGCGATGTTGTGTGGGTTTGCGATCGTGTGCGTCACTTTTCATAGTAAATTTGATGCACATTTGACACGTGTCGTGTTCGTATAGACGTATtctttcttatttgttttaccatAAGGTTTGTTTTACTATAATTGACCCTTATATATGTACACTTTTGGAATCTGGTTGATgctatatgaatatatgatctCTTTGTGGTCCATTTTTTTCCCGTAATGAATTATATTGATTTAAGCGTTTAGATGTCGTACGCTTATAGGTATAGGTGATATACCATATTCTAGGATGAACAAGCGCATCTTGTTGATGAGTTGTGATAGAGAataaggttactttgttggattaCTTGATACCAAAGGAATATTCAAGGAACCTTTACATCTTCTAATGGTACACTTGATGTATCCTTAATTGTATATACCTAGTGAATCATAGATTTGGTATAATCTAAACTACACCTTTAAAGGAACTGGTTATGGTTGATTTGAATTTGGGGGGACTAATTAACACTTCTGATCCCTTCTGAAATTAtaatgcataaaaagtagtttAAAGCATTATCTATGAATAAACAGCCAGCTGATCTGCTGATGTATAAAACTAGCAGTCTAGtgtattttgtaaaaaaaaaatatgtgatgaCTTAACTATTCAGTCACTTGGTATCTACATTCTACACTAATTGTCTTAAGTGAGACTTGAAACCACAACCTCTCGGTTGATGGGTTGCCCCAATACTGCTAGTAGTAATATGTGTGACATGATACTGTAGAATGTAGACAGTTTCATCTTTATCTAGGTCGATGGGTACCTGCTAGATCAAAAGACTTTTGGCCAAATAGCCCAATTGTTTTCCAAACATTAACTTgtgagttttaattttatttatatggatACATAAATGGGCACGTAAAAAAAGGTAACAATGTGCGTGGATATTTCATATTTGGGGTTAGAAAGCCAGTTTGCACACACAAAAAGGATCAAGCCTTCTGTAAAATTTCTTGTATGTTAGCCGGTTTTCATGTCTCGGGCTAGAAAAAGTCAACATGGTAAATTATGGAAAGTATACCGATCAAGTAATATGGTCACATCAGATTCCCCTAAACTGAATTTAACGAAAGTTTGCTGCTTTTGTTTATgggttctttttttctttatgaaaGGTGAAGCCCTTTTGTAGGTGCAAAAAGAACTATATTGAAATTTGGCCAAACCTTGTCACCATGTTGTCAGTTTTAAATCTTACATATATGCATACTAGACTTATgttcgcgcaatgcggcgacggtggggttagtgatggcggaggtggaggtggtggtggtgacggcggtgGGGGAGACAGTGGGGCCGGTAGTGGGGACGGTGATGGGGGCGACGAttgtggtgaatgtaaaagtagttgatgttaaaggtggtgTTGTAGTTATATTAAGTGTTGGGggatctatactgtaaattatttcattaatggtattatagatatattagatgtttaatttagtgaataaaggagaagggtatttttggtttttcaaaggtaaaaagtttaaggaaaaaaagggtggtttgttttattagataatatagatatagatatagatattaataaataaacttcTACTTATTGAGTCTAAGCTTATGGTCATGACTTCTTGTATTGTGACTAAAGGTACCGTGCGATTACAAGTGCATACTACAGAGGTGCTGTTGGTGCTTTACTTGTGTACGACACTTCACGCCACGTTACTTTTGAGAACGTTGAGAGATGGTTGAAAGAGCTACGGGACCACACTGACCAGAATATTGTGATCATGCTAGTGGGAAACAAGTCCGACTTACGACACTTGCGTGCAGTCCCCACAGAGGAGGCAAAGGCATTTGCTGAAAAGGAAAATACCTATTTTATGGAGACATCAGCTCTTGAGGCGTTGAATGTTGAAACCGCCTTTACTGAAGTGCTTACACAAATACATAACGTGGTTAGCCGAAAAGCACTTGATGCAGGTAACGATGCTTCATCTTTACCTAAAGGGCAAACCATTAATGTTGGATCAAAGGATGATGTCTCTGCTGTGAAGAAAGTTGGTTGCTGTTCTGCTTAAAATGTTTTAAGGTGAAGAGTAAGCATTTTAATGCTATATGAACTTATTGGGGTTATATGTGTTCTGTTCAATCGTTAATTGCAGTAGAACATGTACAACATATATGTTTGAATGTTTTTTAGGATTTGAGACAGTTATTTTTTTGAAGTAAATCTTGAATATTTCTGGAAGGGAGTTTGATCCTGCAAATTTATTTATAGGGTTTAATTGAACCACCAATGGTCTTGTCGGGTCTAAGACTTTTTAAGTAACATGTGATTTCTACgatttttttgtaatatttaagAGACCATTTGTTTGATATAGAATGACTCATGGTACTGTTTCATTCTTTGCATTCTGAGTACATATGTCGTAAACCGTTTTCTTAACGAAGCAAAATCTCCTCGTGGGGGTTCTTAGTTTAATGCAAGACATAACTTTGACTACAATGACTATATGTATTAGATTTTAAACCGTAGACATAAATCtgattacatatttacatttaGTCAATTATGTTTCTGACAACTAAACATAATTCATACACATTGCCGATAACTTATGTATCTTTTGTCATTGATTATACTACTTATACATCTCATGACCATCCAAGATCAGCAAAATGTAGCTGATTACTAAGCATTGAATTTGTAACAATCCGATTTATTAACACCCCTGGACAAAATTTTGTAATTTATCTttggacaaaaataaaaagtgattaatttaaaaagacagatttatttttacattactagtttattacatatatcaGATGACCATCAAATGTCAAGCAACGTGTACATGCATACAAGATATTTGAGCTTATAATTAACCAATATAAACACACATACCCCTACTTTTATCGTATAATGGATAATGAGATATGGATATGATCACAACCGATCCGTATCCAATCAACCCAGTAGAAATTAACATACGCAATAATAACGAATATAATAAAGATATGAACTACACAAAGCACGAAGGATATGAAAATCAGCAATACCTTGTAGATAGTGTACACAATGTACACGAGAAAGCACCAGTAGAACCATGCTGTTCCAACTAAGGAGTGGGCACTGCTTGAATGGATTGACCACCATGAATCAAATGGCTATTGCTATACACCACTGAAGGGTCATATATCGCAGAGCACTAGTGGCTCTAGTCCTTTCATCCGGCCATCAATCATAGACGAAGAACTTGAACTCTTATATGCACCATTAGATCCGTCCAAAACCAGGCTTACATTCACTCTTTCTAACCATGGCAGAAAAACTACCTACCTAAATCCAAACCAATAAATGGTGATCTTTTATGGTTATAAGACTTACAAAGACATTGTTCATATGCTATTTTCAACAAATTTTCAGGATCAGACACACCACTTAAAACAAGACGAGCTGATAGAAAGCTTTGGATCACATCAAAAAATTATCCAGAAAACAAATCAATGAGCATGTTTCACAGTATATTAGAGATGCGGGTTTCGCAGACGTATTTAAAACCAGGTTCCACTTCTTGGACCATGGTCTTGTTACCGCAAATGTTTAAAAGTGGGGTCATGAGACGCACACATACCACCTTCCCGTGGAAAAAGCGACAATAACCTTGCAAGATGTGCAAATTTTGTGGGGTTTATCAATCAACGAACCCGTTGTAAGCTGCATGTGGGAATCATTGGATTCATATTAATAGATGTATTAATGCCAACTATGGTTGGGTTTTTTTCCTAAGTGATTTAGAAATCAAAGACGGTAATAAAACattcctatttttatttttatagatattatattaagAACAAGATTATTtttccgcgtaatacgcgagtatAGTTATTACattgtaaaatttataaatttttgttaaattgctgaaatttttcaaagtttgaaaattattattttatctttttaatataaagcAAGCTAagtaattgaaaaaaaaataacaataactttACAAATTAACTACATAACTCAAGtactaaaatttaaattaaattatcaaaaaagaaaaaaaatatgtgattgcttgtctaaattataaaaaatatatatatataactttaagcACAACATCAAtcttacaaagaaaaaacaaagaaaaaaaattatcacaATATCACATTGCATTATGTATTGCTCAACCaatattaatgtttttttctaTAACCTAACATATCCATTTAATATATTGTGTGGGCATCATGATCGTtgcaaaaattataaaacttaaatatatacttatcaACTTAAAAACCAAGATATATATGAATTTAGTTAAAAACCAAGATATATTAATGCCAACTATGGTTGGGTTTTTTTCCAAGTGATTTAGAAATCAAAGACGGTAATATAACAtccctatttttatttttatagatattagggttaattacaaattt
This genomic window contains:
- the LOC122599587 gene encoding ras-related protein RABA1f-like translates to MAAYRADDDYDYLFKLVLIGDSGVGKSNLLSRFAKNEFNLESKSTIGVEFATRSIRVDDKIVKAQIWDTAGQERYRAITSAYYRGAVGALLVYDTSRHVTFENVERWLKELRDHTDQNIVIMLVGNKSDLRHLRAVPTEEAKAFAEKENTYFMETSALEALNVETAFTEVLTQIHNVVSRKALDAGNDASSLPKGQTINVGSKDDVSAVKKVGCCSA